TGCAAAATCAAAAGTTACATGCAGCCAAATAACTGATAATAAGGCTGCGGATAAAGGCTCTACGGAAGACAATAAACTAGTACAGCATCAGTCTTTAAATTGTGGGTAAAGCCTTTTAAGTTTTATCCGTGCATCTTCGGTAGTGAATTGCCAATCTATACCTCTTTGAGAAGCGTTACGAGCAGATTCCCATTCGGTCAGTTCGCTTGCTAATTCTTCTATTGACGGAATTCGTCTTGCTAAACATTGGCGCGTCATTACGCTCAGCTCAATTTCAGCAATGTTCAGCCAACTGCCATGTTTGGGGGTGTAATGAATTTCGAGCCGTTTGGCTAGACGCAAGGCGGTTTCCGGTTCAAAGGCTTCATACAACGAGGCGATCGAATGCGTGTTTAAATTATCCATCACTAAACGAATTTTGGGTGCACTCGGGTAATGTACGTCTAACAGTTCTCGAACTTGCTCCGCCCATTCCATTTTTGTGCGGCGAGGACGAACGCTGACGTGTCTCCAGCCCACAAGCGGTTCAGTGAAGATAAAGATACTGCAGGTCCCATGACGTACGTATTCGGAGTCTTCACGCAGCGGCTTGGCGGGCTTCATCGGGATCGGTTTTCGAGCGTCATCCAGCAGTTGGAACGGTTTCTCATCCATGCAAATCACGGGACATTCGCTGTCGTAGGGTAAATGGTAGACCTCTAATACATCTTCCATGGCTGCCACAAACGCTGCATTCTGCTTCGGTGGAATGCACCAACACTTACGAAGATGGGGCTTGAGTTCGTTTTTTAAAATGCGGTCCACCGTGTCGTACGAAATGCTGTCAATGTAACCCAGTTCAACGGTCTTGTCTGCTAAAAAGTCGAAGGGTCCACCGACTTCTTCCAGCGGGCGGAGTACTGCAACTGAGCGCGATGATTTTCGCCTCCAGTTCGCCGGTAACCTTTGGAGGATTTGGCGGTGTCAGTCTCTTTTTTCGTTCGACAGCAGCCTGTAATCCCTTTTCCGAAAAGGTCTTACGGACCAGATATACCGTGTTGGTGTGGATGTGTAATTGCTCCGCAATGGTGGTGTCCGAAAGCTTGCCGCCCACCCGGTTCTCGTCCGCCCACAACAGAATTTGTGCTCGCCGGAGTGAGCGTGCGGCCACTTTCCCTTTTGAGCACACCCCTTGTAATTCTTTCTGCTGATCCGGGGTCAAGCAAACCGCATATGCACGTAGTTTCATAGTCGATACCTCTTTTTCTCTCGACTATATCATATCTACCAAAAGTTAACTATTTTAATTCTGATGCTGTACTAGTACCTTGACTAGATCAAATTTCAGGATACAAATGCTTTAACTTGCCTCGTGCCTGCTCCGTGGTAAATTGCCAATCGACAGATTTCTGAATTCGGTTGCGTTCGGTTTCCCAAGCGGACACCTCGCCCTGCAATTCTTCAATAGAGGTGATTCGGCGGTTCAGGCATTGGATCGTCATTACACTGAGTTCTATCTCAGCAATGTTTAACCAACTTCCATGCTTAGGGGTATAATGGATCTCTAGCCGTTTTGCCAAAGCCAACGCCTGTTCAGGCGGAAAGGTTTCATACAAGGACGAGATCGTATGGGTATTCAAGTTATCCATCACGAGCCGAACCCGTTTCGCCTCTGGGTAGTGGACCTCCAGCAGTTCTTGGATCTGCAGAGCCCAATCGGATTTTGTGCGTCTTTCCGAAGCCTGCACGTGACGCCACCCGGCGAGCGGCTCCGTGAACAGAAACAGGCTGCAGCTGCCTTTGCGAACATACTCGTAGTCTTCTCGCAGAACCTGTCCTGGCTTCATAGGTTGCGGTGGGCGCGAATGATCGAGCAGCTGGATCGGCTGTTCATCCATACAAATGAGCGGGATTTCAGGGTCATCAGGCAGGGCATAGGTCTCTAAGACGTCTTCCATCCGAGCGACGAATTCACTGCTCGATTTGGCGGGAATGCACCATTGTTTTTCAGGTGAGGCTTAAGTTTCGTTTTTAAAGTCGTCCGAATGGTTTCTCGTCCGACCGATTCTAAAATATTCAGCTCAATGACTCGGCGCGTTAGCAAACGAATCGTCCAGCGCGCATACCCTTTTGGAGGCTCAGAGCAGGCTAATGCAATAATTCGGGCTTCCACCTCACCGGTGATCGGTGAAGGGCGTGCCGGTTCAGCACGGCGGCGGTAACAGAGCGTTTGCTCCAGTCCGTGGGTACAGTAGTCTCTAACGGTGTAAAAAACGGTTGCATTACTGACTCCTGAACGACTGGCAATTTCAGTCTGCTTGGGAATAGCACCTTGATTTTCATCCGAAAGAAGCAGCACGAGACAGCGGCGGCGAATGCCGGGAGATGTCGTTTCGGCATGAAGAAGTTGTTCAATTCTTTCACGTTCTTTCGGCTCAAGCCGAACCTCGTATTTTTTGTTCATTTGCTTGCCCTCCCATATTTTTCTTATAGAAAGAGCATAAAACTAGAATAAAAATAGGTCAAGGTACTAGTTTCAGAAGCACTAAGATATCTTAAGCTTCTAAGTAGCAGTAGAAAGCTACCAGGGTTCCAAATATGATAATAAATAGAACCCCTGCATAAGTTGGGAAAGACCATTGCCCCTCAATTTGCCAAGGAGGATGAATGAAGCTAAGTGCTAAGCCCCCCACTAACATTCCCCAACCTACTACAATATCAGATCCCCACTTTAGCAGTAATCGATAAGGTTGCAAAGTATAGAAAGCGAGTGCAAGCGCCGAACTCAATCCCCAAAATAGTGCCCATCCAGAAATGGATAGACTATGAATATTTCCATGTGTAACAAGAAAAAAAGTTCCTAAAATAGCTAGCGATACACCACTGACTTCTTTTAAAGTAGGCAGTCGTTTAGAACGAATGGCTAAATAACAAGTAATTATTGCAGGACCTAAAAACTGAAGCACTGTAGCCGTGGCTGCATTTCCATGTTGAATCCCTGCTAAAAAACTATATTGAAGAGGTAACATACCTAAGATACTAAATAGTGTAAGGCTTAATCCATCTCTTCTATTTTGCCAAACTTTCCATATATGATTTTTATCTCTTCTATAAGAAAATGCTAACAATAAAACACCTGATAATAATAAACGTACGACAGTTAACCATTCTACACTCAGATTTTGTTCTTGAAACACATACTGAGCAACAGTACCTGATACTCCCCATAATATTGAGCAAGTTAGTATTAACATAATTCCTTTTGTTCGCGAGTAAGATTCCGTTGCACCCGCCCCATCCCAGCCCACGATACGTGGTTTCAGTTTATTGGTCACTGAAATCATTCCTTTCTTGAGTCTTACTACAAAAAAATGATATCAGTAGACATATTCATGCGTCCAATTTATGATAATTATCAAAAGGATACATTACAGTAATGTATCGTAAAAGAGAGGTGCTCTTTAAATGGAGTGGAATCAACTCGAATATTTTCAAACGGTAGCTCGGATACAGCATTTTACTCAGGCTGCAAAAGTGCTGCATATTACCCAGCCTGCTCTTAGCCGTTCCATCGCAAAGCTTGAAGAAGAGTTGGGAGTTCCGCTTTTCGAACGCCAAGGTCGAAAGGTTTGTCTTAATCGGTATGGGAAGATGTTTCTGAAACGAATAGAGGTGGCAATTTCAGAGGTTGAAAAAGGAAAACAGGAACTGTTGGAAGAACTAAATCCAATTTCCGGCAGCGTTTCGTTAGCTTTTTTGCATATAATTGGAACTCAAATGGTACCTAGAATACTAAGCGAGTTTGGCAAAAGATACCCTAACATCCGATTTGAACTTTCCCAATTTTCCAACGATGCAGCGATGCAAAAACTAGAGCAAGGTAAGTGTGATTTTTTCATAACCTCTTCCACCGTTTTAAAAGAAGGGATACTGAAACTAGATTTACTGACGGAAGAATTATTTGTCACCGTTCCAACCGAACATCATTTATCGAAAAATAAGGAAATCGATCTTTATCAAATTATGGATGAACCCTTTATAGGCATTAAATCCAATTGTGGTTTGCGAGATACTTTGTACCTTTATTTTCATAAAATGGGGTTTACTCCTAAAATTAAGTTCGAAGGTGATGAGGTCATTACTGTTGCCGGACTCGTATCGGCAGGACTTGGTGTCTCGATACTTCCTGCCGCTCCTGCACTACAAATGGACGGCATTTCGTGGCTGAAGCTTAAGGAGCCGAGGTGTACCAGAAACATTGGCATTGCTTGGAGTGAAAATCATTATATGCCACCTTCCGCACAGCTTTTCAGGACATTTATTATCGAACAGTACGCAGATAAAACAGTTGAGATGTCGTAAATTAGGTCAACTGACAAGTTTTAAACCTACTGCAGATCCAAGTACCATAGCAATAAACACGATTCTCAAGGCATTACGGGATTCCCCATAAAATATCATGCCGAGAATAGCTCCGCCGGAAGCACCTATTCCAGTCCAAACCGCATAAGCCGTTCCCATCGGAAGGGTGTTCATAGCCAGTGACATGAATAAGAAGCTCAATCCAAAGCTTATAATCAGGAGAACAATGGATAACAGATTACGGTCTTTGTGCAACTTGTTAATCATGAGAACCCCTGTCATTTCAAATATACCTGCCAAAATAAGAAATACCCAATTCATGACTTATGCAGCTCCTTTGTTTTTTCCTTACTTAGCATTTT
This region of Paenibacillus sp. URB8-2 genomic DNA includes:
- a CDS encoding IS630 family transposase (programmed frameshift); translated protein: MKLRAYAVCLTPDQQKELQGVCSKGKVAARSLRRAQILLWADENRVGGKLSDTTIAEQLHIHTNTVYLVRKTFSEKGLQAAVERKKRLTPPNPPKVTGELEAKIIALSCSTPPAGRSRWTLRLLADKTVELGYIDSISYDTVDRILKNELKPHLRKCWCIPPKQNAAFVAAMEDVLEVYHLPYDSECPVICMDEKPFQLLDDARKPIPMKPAKPLREDSEYVRHGTCSIFIFTEPLVGWRHVSVRPRRTKMEWAEQVRELLDVHYPSAPKIRLVMDNLNTHSIASLYEAFEPETALRLAKRLEIHYTPKHGSWLNIAEIELSVMTRQCLARRIPSIEELASELTEWESARNASQRGIDWQFTTEDARIKLKRLYPQFKD
- a CDS encoding IS630 family transposase codes for the protein MEDVLETYALPDDPEIPLICMDEQPIQLLDHSRPPQPMKPGQVLREDYEYVRKGSCSLFLFTEPLAGWRHVQASERRTKSDWALQIQELLEVHYPEAKRVRLVMDNLNTHTISSLYETFPPEQALALAKRLEIHYTPKHGSWLNIAEIELSVMTIQCLNRRITSIEELQGEVSAWETERNRIQKSVDWQFTTEQARGKLKHLYPEI
- a CDS encoding helix-turn-helix domain-containing protein, translated to MNKKYEVRLEPKERERIEQLLHAETTSPGIRRRCLVLLLSDENQGAIPKQTEIASRSGVSNATVFYTVRDYCTHGLEQTLCYRRRAEPARPSPITGEVEARIIALACSEPPKGYARWTIRLLTRRVIELNILESVGRETIRTTLKTKLKPHLKNNGAFPPNRAVNSSLGWKTS
- a CDS encoding LysR family transcriptional regulator translates to MEWNQLEYFQTVARIQHFTQAAKVLHITQPALSRSIAKLEEELGVPLFERQGRKVCLNRYGKMFLKRIEVAISEVEKGKQELLEELNPISGSVSLAFLHIIGTQMVPRILSEFGKRYPNIRFELSQFSNDAAMQKLEQGKCDFFITSSTVLKEGILKLDLLTEELFVTVPTEHHLSKNKEIDLYQIMDEPFIGIKSNCGLRDTLYLYFHKMGFTPKIKFEGDEVITVAGLVSAGLGVSILPAAPALQMDGISWLKLKEPRCTRNIGIAWSENHYMPPSAQLFRTFIIEQYADKTVEMS
- a CDS encoding DMT family transporter, with the translated sequence MNWVFLILAGIFEMTGVLMINKLHKDRNLLSIVLLIISFGLSFLFMSLAMNTLPMGTAYAVWTGIGASGGAILGMIFYGESRNALRIVFIAMVLGSAVGLKLVS